One region of Candidatus Cetobacterium colombiensis genomic DNA includes:
- the yfcE gene encoding phosphodiesterase, whose amino-acid sequence MKIFVISDIHGSSYFLKKVLEAYKRENANYILILGDELYHGPRNPLPVEYNPKEVAEILNTYKEKIIAVRGNCDSEVDQMLLQYPIMGDYTTLFLDDKRIFATHGHIYGEDNLPDMSQGDIFIYGHTHLPVAYEKNGIYILNPGSISLPKGGNKNSYGLFENGFFYIKDLDGEILKEINLK is encoded by the coding sequence ATGAAAATTTTTGTAATATCTGATATTCATGGATCAAGTTATTTTTTAAAAAAAGTTTTAGAAGCTTATAAAAGAGAAAATGCAAATTATATATTAATATTAGGAGATGAACTTTATCACGGACCGAGAAATCCTTTGCCAGTTGAATATAATCCTAAAGAAGTAGCAGAGATTTTAAATACTTATAAAGAAAAAATAATTGCTGTAAGAGGAAATTGTGATAGTGAGGTTGATCAAATGTTATTACAATATCCAATTATGGGAGATTATACAACATTATTTTTAGATGATAAAAGAATTTTTGCTACTCATGGACATATTTATGGTGAAGATAATCTTCCAGATATGTCACAAGGAGATATTTTTATTTATGGGCATACTCACTTACCAGTAGCTTATGAAAAAAATGGAATATATATATTAAATCCAGGATCAATATCTCTTCCTAAAGGTGGAAATAAAAATAGTTATGGATTATTTGAAAATGGATTCTTTTATATAAAAGATTTAGATGGAGAAATATTAAAAGAAATAAATTTAAAATAA
- a CDS encoding indolepyruvate ferredoxin oxidoreductase subunit alpha → MAHRINQDICIGCGTCEAICPVSCISEVDGGKRRIDEDQCIDCGACAGACPVECIAPAE, encoded by the coding sequence ATGGCTCATAGAATTAATCAAGATATTTGTATTGGATGTGGAACTTGCGAGGCAATCTGTCCTGTTAGCTGCATTTCTGAAGTTGATGGTGGAAAAAGAAGAATCGACGAGGATCAATGTATTGATTGTGGTGCTTGTGCAGGTGCTTGCCCTGTTGAGTGTATCGCTCCAGCTGAATAA
- a CDS encoding SEC-C metal-binding domain-containing protein, with protein MEDKFLIESLNSLLKDDLFKILAKFNIKIAKSTVKGKIIEKIIEVYENNSNTFLEIFSKDTITLLSQFDENKTQISEEEFAEYEEFLLPLQSFGFVSKNMIKEKGNNHYDISTWFIKSINSLSQNEENEKLIDYYQELEMLILGMIRFYGVIDENSLIELLKPTFNDITLEKIHNFIDSRWILNVFISKLEDSGSKTIYLVADSVSEPVDILHETIKFEGLNYKVLTNDEYKNYWNYFFIEKTQEVADLIALFMSHKLQGPQIGFEITTIIDRLKNNMSIEQIVEDVKTRIKFENSNSESVFIALVTKISKSLPLWTLKGHTYAEVFGENQPPRTVTKIGRNENCPCGSGKKYKKCCGK; from the coding sequence GTGGAAGACAAATTTTTAATTGAATCTTTAAATAGTTTACTTAAAGATGATCTTTTTAAAATTTTAGCTAAATTTAATATAAAAATTGCTAAAAGTACTGTTAAAGGAAAAATTATAGAAAAAATTATAGAAGTTTATGAAAATAATTCTAACACTTTCCTTGAAATTTTTTCTAAAGATACAATAACTTTACTTTCTCAATTTGATGAAAATAAAACTCAAATTAGTGAGGAAGAGTTTGCTGAATATGAGGAATTTTTATTACCTCTTCAAAGCTTTGGATTTGTTTCAAAAAATATGATAAAAGAAAAAGGAAATAATCACTACGATATTTCAACTTGGTTTATAAAATCAATTAACTCACTTTCTCAAAATGAAGAAAATGAAAAACTAATTGATTACTATCAAGAACTTGAAATGTTAATTTTAGGTATGATTAGATTCTATGGAGTTATTGATGAAAATAGTTTAATTGAACTTTTAAAGCCTACATTCAATGATATCACGCTTGAAAAAATTCATAATTTTATAGATTCAAGATGGATACTAAATGTATTCATATCTAAGTTAGAGGATTCTGGAAGTAAAACTATATACTTAGTTGCAGATTCAGTTTCTGAACCTGTTGATATTTTACATGAAACTATTAAATTTGAAGGTTTAAATTATAAAGTTTTAACAAATGATGAATATAAAAACTATTGGAACTATTTTTTCATTGAAAAAACTCAAGAAGTTGCTGATTTAATAGCTCTTTTCATGTCTCATAAATTACAAGGGCCACAAATTGGATTTGAAATTACAACAATTATAGATAGATTAAAAAATAATATGAGTATTGAACAAATTGTTGAAGATGTAAAAACAAGAATTAAGTTTGAAAATTCTAATTCTGAGTCTGTTTTTATTGCTCTTGTTACTAAAATTTCAAAATCGTTACCTCTTTGGACTTTAAAAGGACATACTTATGCTGAAGTTTTTGGAGAGAATCAACCTCCTAGAACTGTTACTAAAATAGGTAGAAATGAAAATTGTCCGTGTGGATCTGGAAAAAAATATAAAAAATGTTGTGGAAAATAA
- the sfsA gene encoding DNA/RNA nuclease SfsA, which produces MELIYRIDIDEIGEFIDRPNRFTANLKLKNEEIVTAHVHDSGRIKELLYPGNKVLLRKAKNIENRKTLWDVIAAYSNNEEVLINSSIHRYIIDNYLKNEKVSIFGKLDLIKPEVKYGNSRLDYLIEKNGEKIYIETKGVSLSINKIATFPDAPSIRATKHLNELIEVKKSGYRAAVILIVLKDSDFFIPNNETDPMFYKTFYKAIEAGVEIYPLLFTCKNGDIFLTNKNIKILPLK; this is translated from the coding sequence ATGGAACTTATTTATAGAATAGATATTGATGAAATTGGTGAATTTATAGACCGACCCAATCGTTTTACCGCTAATTTAAAATTAAAAAATGAAGAAATAGTTACCGCTCATGTTCATGATTCAGGACGAATTAAAGAACTTCTTTATCCAGGAAATAAAGTTCTTTTAAGAAAAGCTAAAAACATAGAAAATAGAAAAACTTTATGGGATGTTATTGCAGCTTATTCTAATAATGAGGAAGTTCTTATTAACTCATCTATTCATAGGTATATTATTGATAACTATTTAAAAAATGAAAAGGTTTCAATTTTTGGAAAATTAGATTTAATTAAACCTGAAGTTAAATATGGAAATAGTCGACTAGATTATTTAATCGAAAAAAATGGAGAAAAAATTTATATTGAAACTAAAGGTGTCTCTCTTTCTATAAATAAAATTGCTACTTTTCCAGATGCTCCAAGTATAAGAGCTACAAAACATTTAAATGAATTAATTGAAGTTAAAAAATCTGGATATCGAGCTGCTGTTATTCTTATCGTCTTAAAAGATTCTGATTTTTTTATTCCAAATAATGAAACTGATCCAATGTTTTATAAAACTTTTTATAAAGCTATTGAAGCAGGTGTAGAAATTTATCCGCTTTTATTTACTTGTAAAAATGGAGATATTTTTCTTACAAATAAAAATATTAAAATTTTACCTTTAAAATAG
- the lon gene encoding endopeptidase La produces the protein MTSTNNNSTDLVNIRDLLPEDIPILPLVIRPIFPNILTPIAFTGEDFLQAIKDAEDNYNGFIGLVFAKNVDDNDYFNSDLYDVGTVVKINKVTSISQDSVQAIVFGVERFKRKKVVPGNSKICWKVKYNKEVNDSSVELKAYMLAIMTSLKEIFEVNPILKEELKLLVSQASYDHPSIFIDFVSSMLKAEAKDLQELLEEFNIVNRSQRLLTMLKKELEISQLQAKISKQIEDKVSKQQKEYFLREQLKLIKQELGLEKDEKSAVVDKIVEKINHIHLSPEAEKVVNEQLEKLSLLDQGSPEYHVARTYLESIVELPWGVYSKDRLDIKKAKTILDRDHYGLEDIKNSILEFVSTVVKTGNLNGSILCLVGPPGVGKTSIGKSIAESLNRKFYRFSVGGMVDEAEIKGHRRTYIGAMPGKIIQALKLVQTSNPVIMIDEIDKIGNSFRGDPASALLEVLDPEQNKDFLDHYLDIRYDLSKVLFVTTANQLDTIPRPLLDRMEIIQLSGYILEEKLQIAQKYLIPQQLKAHALDSKEITISKNALKFIIDKYAREAGVRTLDKCIRKIMRKVNLKIAEGNKEKVRISENNVESYLGVPIFTTEELYQKEIPGVTLGLAWTSMGGATLYIEATSISNKDSGLKLTGQLGDVMKESAEIAYSYIRSLLAKDNHFSPEVKDFFDTNRVHLHVPEGATPKDGPSAGITMALALYSLATNTPIRKGIAMTGELTLTGKVLPIGGVREKTIAARRVGIFELILPKDNKKDFDRLPDFLKTGITVNYVDYFTDVIKYAIK, from the coding sequence ATGACTAGTACAAATAATAATTCTACAGATCTTGTTAATATAAGGGATTTGTTACCTGAAGATATACCTATTTTACCCCTTGTAATAAGACCAATTTTCCCGAATATCTTAACTCCAATCGCTTTTACAGGTGAGGATTTTTTACAAGCTATAAAGGATGCTGAAGACAATTACAATGGTTTCATTGGACTTGTTTTTGCTAAAAATGTTGATGATAATGACTATTTCAATTCTGATTTATATGATGTTGGAACTGTTGTTAAAATAAATAAAGTAACTTCTATTTCACAAGATTCTGTTCAAGCCATTGTTTTTGGTGTTGAACGTTTTAAGAGAAAAAAAGTAGTGCCTGGAAATTCTAAAATTTGTTGGAAAGTAAAATATAATAAAGAGGTTAATGATTCTTCCGTTGAGTTAAAAGCTTATATGCTAGCTATTATGACATCTCTAAAGGAGATTTTTGAAGTTAATCCAATTTTAAAAGAAGAACTAAAACTTTTAGTATCACAAGCATCTTATGATCATCCAAGCATTTTTATAGATTTTGTATCATCTATGCTTAAAGCTGAAGCTAAAGATTTACAAGAACTTTTAGAAGAATTTAATATTGTTAATCGTTCTCAAAGATTATTAACTATGCTAAAAAAAGAGCTTGAAATATCACAATTACAAGCAAAAATTTCTAAACAAATTGAAGATAAAGTTAGCAAACAACAAAAGGAATATTTTTTAAGAGAACAACTAAAATTAATTAAGCAAGAATTAGGACTTGAAAAAGATGAAAAATCTGCAGTTGTTGATAAAATTGTAGAAAAAATAAATCATATTCATCTTTCTCCTGAAGCTGAAAAAGTTGTTAATGAACAACTTGAAAAATTATCACTATTAGATCAAGGATCTCCTGAATATCATGTTGCTAGAACCTATCTTGAATCTATTGTTGAACTTCCTTGGGGTGTTTATTCTAAAGATAGACTAGATATTAAAAAGGCAAAAACTATTTTAGATAGAGATCATTATGGCCTTGAAGATATTAAAAATAGTATCTTAGAATTTGTCAGTACTGTTGTTAAAACTGGAAATCTAAATGGTTCTATTTTGTGTTTAGTTGGTCCACCTGGTGTTGGAAAAACATCTATTGGTAAATCAATTGCAGAATCATTAAATAGAAAATTTTATCGTTTTTCTGTTGGTGGAATGGTTGATGAAGCAGAAATAAAGGGTCATAGAAGAACCTATATTGGAGCTATGCCTGGAAAAATTATCCAAGCTCTTAAATTAGTTCAGACTTCAAATCCTGTTATAATGATTGATGAAATTGATAAAATTGGAAATAGTTTTAGAGGAGATCCTGCATCTGCTTTATTAGAAGTTTTAGATCCTGAACAAAATAAAGATTTTCTAGACCATTATTTAGATATCAGGTATGATCTTTCTAAGGTTCTTTTTGTTACAACTGCCAATCAATTAGATACTATTCCTAGACCTTTACTTGATAGAATGGAAATAATTCAACTATCTGGATATATATTAGAAGAAAAATTACAAATTGCTCAAAAATATTTAATTCCTCAACAATTAAAAGCTCATGCATTAGACAGTAAAGAAATTACTATTAGTAAAAATGCTTTGAAATTTATAATTGATAAATATGCTAGAGAAGCTGGAGTTAGAACTTTAGATAAGTGTATTAGAAAAATAATGAGAAAAGTAAACTTAAAAATTGCTGAAGGTAATAAAGAAAAAGTTAGAATAAGTGAAAATAACGTTGAATCATATTTAGGAGTTCCTATTTTTACTACAGAAGAATTGTATCAAAAAGAAATTCCTGGAGTAACTTTAGGACTTGCTTGGACTTCTATGGGAGGAGCTACCTTATATATAGAAGCAACTAGTATCAGTAATAAAGATAGTGGCTTAAAATTAACTGGTCAACTGGGAGATGTTATGAAAGAATCTGCTGAAATCGCATATTCATATATCAGATCTTTACTTGCTAAAGATAATCATTTCTCTCCTGAAGTAAAAGATTTCTTTGACACAAATAGAGTTCATCTTCATGTACCCGAAGGAGCTACACCTAAAGATGGCCCTTCTGCTGGTATAACTATGGCCTTAGCTTTATATTCTTTAGCTACAAATACTCCAATTAGAAAAGGAATTGCTATGACTGGAGAATTAACATTAACTGGTAAAGTGTTACCTATTGGTGGAGTGAGAGAAAAAACTATTGCTGCTAGAAGAGTTGGAATTTTTGAATTAATTCTTCCCAAAGATAATAAAAAAGATTTCGATAGACTTCCTGACTTTTTAAAAACAGGAATTACTGTTAATTACGTTGACTATTTTACAGATGTTATAAAATATGCTATAAAATAA
- a CDS encoding HD domain-containing protein has translation MTYSVIEINSTFIEMKIYEKKDSGYKVLEKVSEDLNLFKEIKDKKEISLEKMRKICDILKKMDNLSRDYGAFDKKVIFSEFFKNITNFPMMLDQIKLKVNLPVENADLSEKTYYSIKKLIHLEKEIFSKKESRLFFNLKSFSSGVYLFYKGELCINEHINLGTEKLYSILEENNITTKKAFDFICDYLESYVEFVRRSVGRKIIKKLILEGELEEKILKLIFGKKDLKNITLNELKEKLKFFQEHSYNELAFKYGCSVPMAKLMMTSICLIVSFSDYFEVKEIKFLDFNIKDICALEKFYPEIKYSFDETLWKITLDSVIELGEKFDFDKEHSEFVKQIGIKLLDKLKYFHSLGIKDYKYFIVAAYLHDIGKAIDFENHSEHSAYILENTSIFGLNRDMIEKIVFIVRAHTSNAKLEDLYNYGFKGEELIKLLKIISVIKIATSLDRGKKQRLYNEKIHLDKNNLIIEMDTDEDFYMEKSSFEKQSKLFRYLFDLDIELKINRRFGE, from the coding sequence ATGACATATTCGGTTATCGAGATTAATTCAACTTTTATAGAAATGAAAATATATGAGAAAAAAGATTCTGGTTATAAGGTACTAGAGAAAGTAAGTGAAGATTTAAATCTATTTAAAGAGATAAAAGATAAAAAAGAAATATCATTAGAAAAAATGAGAAAAATTTGTGATATTTTAAAAAAGATGGATAATCTTTCGAGAGATTATGGCGCTTTTGATAAAAAAGTTATATTTAGTGAATTTTTTAAAAATATTACTAATTTTCCAATGATGTTAGATCAAATAAAACTAAAAGTAAATTTACCTGTAGAAAATGCTGATTTAAGCGAAAAAACATATTATTCAATAAAGAAATTAATCCATTTGGAAAAAGAGATTTTTTCTAAAAAAGAAAGTAGATTATTTTTTAACTTAAAATCATTTAGTTCTGGAGTATATTTATTTTATAAAGGTGAGTTATGTATCAATGAGCATATAAACTTAGGAACAGAAAAGCTTTATTCAATTTTAGAGGAAAATAATATAACTACAAAAAAAGCATTTGATTTTATATGTGATTATTTAGAAAGTTATGTTGAGTTTGTAAGAAGAAGTGTAGGAAGAAAAATTATAAAAAAGTTGATTTTAGAGGGAGAATTAGAAGAGAAAATTTTAAAATTAATCTTTGGAAAAAAAGATTTAAAAAATATAACGCTAAATGAGCTAAAAGAAAAACTAAAATTTTTTCAAGAGCATTCCTATAATGAGTTAGCCTTTAAATATGGATGTAGTGTGCCAATGGCAAAGCTTATGATGACATCGATTTGTTTAATTGTAAGTTTTTCTGATTATTTTGAAGTGAAAGAGATAAAGTTTTTGGATTTTAATATAAAAGATATTTGTGCATTAGAAAAATTTTATCCAGAAATAAAGTATAGTTTTGATGAAACTTTATGGAAAATAACTTTAGATTCAGTGATAGAATTAGGTGAAAAATTTGATTTTGATAAAGAACACTCAGAGTTTGTAAAGCAAATAGGAATAAAATTATTAGATAAATTAAAGTATTTTCACTCTTTGGGAATAAAAGATTATAAGTATTTTATTGTAGCAGCATATTTACATGATATAGGAAAAGCCATTGATTTTGAAAATCATAGTGAGCATTCAGCGTATATACTAGAAAATACTTCTATTTTTGGATTAAATAGAGACATGATAGAAAAGATAGTTTTTATAGTTAGAGCTCATACATCGAATGCTAAATTAGAAGACTTATATAATTATGGTTTTAAAGGAGAAGAACTAATAAAATTATTAAAAATTATATCAGTTATAAAAATAGCTACATCTTTAGATAGAGGTAAAAAACAAAGGTTGTATAACGAAAAAATACACCTTGATAAAAATAATTTGATTATTGAGATGGATACAGATGAAGATTTTTATATGGAAAAAAGTAGTTTTGAAAAACAGTCAAAACTTTTTAGGTATCTATTTGATTTAGATATAGAGCTTAAAATAAATAGGAGGTTTGGGGAATGA
- a CDS encoding Ppx/GppA family phosphatase has product MTVRKRICVMDIGSNSIRMVIYEITPNKSFIPIEDIKETVRLGEGINEKKELKDEKIKLALKTIQLFKKVCLRNNVDEIVAFGTAALRIASNGEQLLKDILLTTGIDVIVFKGEDEAYFSFEGAVNTLDIQEGVVIDLGGSSLEVVHFKNREALERVSLNFGAVTLSEFVNLKDKLSKKDEERLREYIREQFQIVQWKEEIKNLPLIGVGGTVRNIGGVHLYLHNYPLELLHNYIVNVDGVKEVVDYLKDKDYKQKQDVQGLSKARADVFIGAAIAVEEVLTYFNLKELIISGYGIREGVLYERLSECGKVVKDPFEDGFKEIIEILDLNTNPKEKQHKIFKKICVALNEKYEFKGISEKVIKVVTYLYDIGKIINYTNYPLHSAYMILNLGIKGIEQKELVASALIVARGNKKYKGLEKYKEIFKDEEIEELMMLSKILNITNIFYDDLLLEENNFDIEVTKDEIIFYIKEKDEEDLKIIDLFISQKKFVNTFDRKLKFKLNK; this is encoded by the coding sequence ATGACAGTACGAAAGAGAATATGTGTTATGGATATTGGTTCAAACTCAATTAGAATGGTGATATATGAAATCACACCTAATAAATCGTTCATTCCAATAGAAGATATAAAAGAAACTGTTAGACTTGGAGAGGGAATTAACGAGAAAAAAGAGCTTAAAGATGAAAAAATAAAGTTAGCATTGAAAACAATTCAACTATTTAAAAAAGTATGTTTGAGAAATAATGTAGATGAAATTGTAGCATTTGGAACAGCAGCTTTAAGAATAGCTTCAAATGGAGAACAACTATTAAAAGATATACTTTTAACAACAGGAATTGATGTAATTGTATTTAAAGGAGAAGATGAAGCATATTTTTCATTTGAGGGAGCAGTAAATACTTTAGATATACAAGAAGGTGTTGTAATAGATTTAGGTGGTTCTAGTTTAGAGGTTGTTCATTTTAAAAATAGAGAAGCTTTAGAAAGAGTGAGTTTAAATTTTGGAGCAGTAACATTATCAGAGTTTGTTAATTTAAAAGATAAGCTTTCAAAAAAAGATGAGGAAAGATTAAGAGAATATATAAGAGAACAATTTCAAATAGTTCAGTGGAAAGAGGAAATAAAAAATTTACCTTTGATAGGAGTAGGTGGAACTGTCCGTAATATAGGTGGAGTTCATTTATATCTTCACAATTATCCGTTAGAATTATTACATAATTATATAGTTAATGTTGATGGAGTTAAAGAAGTTGTCGACTATTTAAAAGACAAAGATTATAAACAAAAGCAAGATGTTCAAGGATTATCTAAGGCTAGAGCAGATGTTTTTATTGGAGCGGCAATAGCTGTGGAAGAGGTATTAACATATTTTAATTTAAAAGAGTTAATTATAAGTGGCTATGGAATTAGAGAAGGGGTCTTGTATGAAAGACTTAGTGAGTGTGGAAAAGTAGTTAAAGATCCTTTTGAAGATGGATTTAAAGAGATTATTGAAATTTTAGATTTAAATACTAATCCAAAAGAAAAACAGCACAAAATATTTAAGAAGATTTGTGTTGCTTTAAACGAAAAATACGAATTTAAAGGTATAAGTGAAAAAGTTATAAAAGTAGTAACTTATCTTTATGATATTGGAAAAATTATAAACTATACAAATTACCCATTGCATTCTGCATATATGATATTGAATTTAGGAATAAAAGGAATTGAACAAAAAGAGTTAGTTGCGTCAGCATTAATAGTGGCAAGGGGAAATAAAAAGTACAAAGGATTAGAAAAATATAAAGAAATATTTAAAGATGAAGAGATAGAAGAATTAATGATGCTATCTAAAATTTTAAATATAACAAATATATTTTATGATGATTTATTATTAGAGGAAAATAATTTTGATATAGAAGTAACTAAAGATGAGATTATATTTTACATTAAAGAAAAAGATGAAGAGGATTTAAAAATTATTGATTTATTCATATCTCAAAAAAAATTCGTAAATACATTTGATAGAAAATTAAAATTTAAACTAAATAAATAG
- a CDS encoding NCS2 family permease codes for MNFINNFFKISERHSTVKHEIIGGTTTFLTMAYIIFINPAILSESGMDKGALITVTIISSAIGTLISALLANAPFALAPGMGLNAFFTYSLVIGRGIPWQTALGIVFLSGVFFFFLSIGGIREKIANAIPLCLKVSVTGGIGLFIAFIGLKTLGIVSSNPSTIIGLAKFNSQILIGVIGLFIAIILEIKKVKGGILIGIISSTVIGLFTGDTIMPNSVMSMPPSIAPIAFKLDILGALKLSLLGPAFSFMFVDLFDSLGTLIACSKEIGLADKKGKVKDLGKMLYSDVSSTMIGAVLGTSTVTTLSETAAGIAAGARTGLASVVTASLFIVSLFFTPLVSIVPSFATSPALIIVGVYMFKNIYELDWKDYKTLFPSFVTILMMPLTYSISTGLAFGFISYIVIHAGTGDFKKLNPTLIFIGILSVVSLVV; via the coding sequence ATGAATTTTATAAACAATTTTTTTAAAATCAGTGAAAGACATAGTACTGTAAAACATGAGATTATTGGAGGAACTACCACTTTTCTTACTATGGCTTATATTATCTTTATTAACCCTGCTATTCTTAGTGAATCTGGTATGGATAAAGGAGCCTTAATAACTGTTACTATTATTTCATCAGCTATAGGTACACTTATCTCCGCTCTTTTAGCAAATGCACCTTTTGCTTTAGCTCCTGGAATGGGATTAAACGCATTTTTTACTTACTCTCTTGTTATTGGTAGAGGAATACCTTGGCAAACAGCTTTAGGTATAGTATTCCTCTCTGGAGTCTTCTTCTTCTTTTTATCAATTGGTGGAATTAGAGAAAAAATTGCCAATGCAATACCTCTATGTTTAAAAGTATCTGTTACTGGTGGAATTGGACTTTTCATTGCATTTATTGGCCTTAAAACCCTTGGAATTGTTTCGTCAAACCCTTCTACTATAATCGGTCTTGCTAAATTTAATTCTCAAATTTTAATAGGAGTAATCGGTCTATTTATCGCTATCATATTAGAGATAAAAAAAGTTAAGGGAGGAATTTTGATTGGTATAATATCTTCTACTGTTATTGGATTATTTACAGGGGATACAATCATGCCAAACTCTGTTATGTCTATGCCTCCTAGTATCGCTCCGATTGCTTTTAAATTGGATATTTTAGGTGCTCTTAAATTATCTTTATTAGGACCTGCATTTTCTTTTATGTTTGTTGATTTATTTGATTCTTTAGGAACTCTTATTGCTTGTTCTAAAGAAATTGGACTAGCTGACAAAAAAGGAAAAGTTAAAGATTTGGGAAAAATGCTATACTCTGATGTTAGTTCTACAATGATTGGTGCTGTATTAGGTACAAGTACAGTTACTACTCTATCGGAAACTGCTGCTGGAATCGCTGCTGGGGCTAGAACTGGTTTAGCATCAGTTGTAACTGCTAGTTTATTTATTGTTTCTTTATTCTTTACACCATTAGTTTCTATCGTTCCATCTTTTGCAACGTCTCCTGCTCTTATTATTGTTGGAGTATATATGTTTAAAAATATTTATGAATTAGATTGGAAAGATTACAAAACACTTTTTCCTTCTTTTGTTACAATATTAATGATGCCACTTACTTATAGTATTAGTACTGGATTAGCTTTTGGATTTATATCTTACATAGTCATTCATGCTGGTACTGGAGATTTTAAAAAGTTAAATCCTACTCTTATATTTATTGGAATTTTATCAGTTGTTAGTTTAGTTGTATAA